The Pseudomonas entomophila genome segment CAATGGGCCGAACCAGGCCCAGCGCGCCAACGCATAGAGCAGCATGGCGGCGACCGCGATCAATGCCAGCGGCGGGCTGTAGAGGAACATCAAGGCCAGAGTGACCACCGTCATCATCCCGTCGAGCAAGGCCTCGATGAACGACGTGGTCAGGGTGCGCTGGATCGCCTTGAGCGAGCCGAAGCGCGAGACGATATCGCCCAGGTGGCGGCGCTCGAAGTAAGCCACCGGCAAACGCACCAGGTGGTTGAACACATTGATCTGCCACTGGCTGCCGAGCAAGGTACCGAGGTACATCAACGCCCAGGATCGCGCCAGCGACAGGGCCTGCTGGGCCACCAGCAACAGGCCGAAACCGAGTGCCAGCACCGCCAGCAAGTCGCGGTCGGCGCTGACCAGCACCTTGTCGATCACCGTTTGCAGGAAGAACGGCGTCAGGATCATGCACACCTCCAGCGCCACGCCCAACGCCAGCACATGCCCAAGCACCCCGCCAAAGCCCTGCACTCGGCCGAGCAAACGCCGCAGCGGCAACGGGGTCTTCGTTTCGCCGGGCTGGAAATCATCGTGTGGCCACAGCTCGAGGGCGACGCCGGTAAAGGCCTCGGACACCGCCTGGCGGGTCAGCCGGCAAACGCCACGCGCCGGGTCGTGCAGCGTCACCCAACGGGGGCCGACCTCCTTGAGCACCACGAAATGGTTGAAGTTCCAATGCAAGATGCACGGCAGCTTGAGCTGCTCCAGCGCCTCCAGCTCCAGGCGCAATGGCCGGCTGGCCAAGCCCAGTTGCGCCGCCATGGCCATCAGTTGCTTGAGCGTTGCCCCCTTCATCGAGGGCGACAGCTTCTGACGCAGCGACGGCAGGTCGTGCACCTGCCCGTGATAGGCGGCGATCATCGCCAGACAAGCCTGGCCGCACTCCGCCGCCTCGACCTGGAGGATGACCGGCAGCTTGCGGCCGACGCCGAAATTCAGGGATTGGGCGATACTCACAGTCGTTTTCCTATGCCGCGCAGTGGCTCGAGCAGCCATTCATAAAGCGGCAGGTTTTCCAGCATGATGTCGGCGTCCAATTGCATGCCCGAGCGCAGGCGCTCTTCGCGCCCGCGGGCGAACAGGCTCTGCCGCTCCAGGGTGACCCGCACCCGGTACAACGGCCCCTGCTCGCGCAACGCTTCGGAGGCCGCGCCCACGGTCATGATTTCATCGGCGGGCAAGGCGCTGCGCGACACCGAGGCCACTGTTCCCCGGGCCAGGCCGAAGTGCTGGTAGGGGTAGGCCTGATAACGCAGCATCACCGCGTGGCCGGGCCGCACGAAGCCGGCCGAGCGACTGGGCACGTACAGTTCGGCGTAGAGCTGGCTGTCCTGGGGCACCAGGCTGAACAGTGGGCGGCTGACGTCGGCGCGGGCACCGTTGACCACGCCGATGGCGGTTACCTCTCCGGCGGCCGGCGCGGTGATGACGACCTGCCGCTTCACCTCGCTTTCCAGCAGACTACTCTGGCTCTCCAGCAAGCGTCGGTCGAGATCCGCCAGTTGCTTGGTCTGGTTGAAAGGCAGTTCGGCAAGCTCGGCGCGCAGGGCGGCGCTGTCATTACGCAGGGCCAACAGTGAGCGATTCAGCTCTTCGGCCCGCAAGCGCACTTCGAGCACCGCATCCTGCTTGGCTTGCAGCAGATCACGGGAAACGAAGTCCTGGCGCTGCAGTTCCAAGTAGCGCTCAGCGATGCCCTGGGCCAGGGCCAGCCGTTGAGCGGTCAGGGCAATCTGCGCAGCAACCTTGTCCTGCTCGCCCTGCAGCATCGCCAGGCGCCGCTGCTTGCCCTCGCGCTCCTGCTGGTGCAGCACCCTGGTTTCGGTGATTTCATCGGCCAGGCTGCTGTTGCGGCGCTGGATGAGGCGGCTGATAGCGACCTGGTTGGCACTGGCATCGCCATTGTGGGTGTCGCTGACCAGGGTCAACAAGGCTGCCCCCGCCCGCACCTGCTGGCCCTCGCTGACAGCCAGGTCCTGGACTACCCCCACCTGGGGCGCAAAGACCTTGACCAGCCCCCCTTCAGGCACCAGCACACCCGTGACGGCTTCGCGCCGGGTATAGCTGGCAAGGCCGAGGAACAGCGCCAGCAGGATGCAAAACAGCACTGCACCTGCCCCCGCCAGCCGCAACGACGGCGGCGAGACCAGCACCACGTTGCCCAGTTCCTTGTCCCTGCCTGCGTGCAGCGCTTCCTTTCGAAATAGCATTCCCTGACCACGATTCCGGCAAACCTGTACAGCCAGCCTAAACAGGCAGAAACCGGTCGGCACTAGTACAGGTGGACTATTGCGCGAAGCTCGAGGAGATCGGCTGGAGGGCGCCACGACAGTGGCATGACGACATTAGGTCACCCGTGCTATTGCCTGAAACAGGCGGGGCGGGAAGTATTTCGCCATGCCCTGGACAACAGGGCGTGCATCAGACGGAACAACACCAAAGAGAAAGAGGAAGCTCTCAATGAACACCGAACAAGAAAACCTTCGTGCCCTCAGCACCGACGAACTGGACCAGGTCAGCGGCGGCTTCTCGGTCTCGGCCTTTGGCTACCATGTCGGCGCTGACGTCGTGAACTATGGCCAGGGCGACATCCTGCACGTCAGCTGGGGCTCAGACAACTCCTACAACTTCAGGGAATTCCAGCTGTGCACGCAGTGACTGGTCGCCGCCGGACATTCGCCTGAAACGCCAGCGCCAGAGGCTCGACAGCCTTGGGTGAGCTGGACGGCAAAAACGAAAAACCCCGCTCCATTGCTGGAAGCGGGGTTTTTCATACTGCATATGGTGGGTCGTGTAGGATTCGAACCTACGACCAATTGGTTAAAAGCCAACTGCTCTACCAACTGAGCTAACGACCCGTTGGATGGCGCGTATATTACTGATTTCTCAGAGGAAATCAACACCCCATCGTAAAAAAATCAAAAATACCGGGTCGGATCTTCCACACCGGCAGCCTTGAAGCCATCGGCACGCAGGCGGCAACTGTCGCACTTGCCACAGGCACGCCCCTCGTCATCGGCCTGGTAGCAGGACACGGTAAGGCTGTAGTCCACGCCCTGGGCGATGCCCGCCTGGACGATCTGGGCCTTGCTCAAGTTCTGCAAGGGCGCCTGGATACGGAAGCCCTGCCCCTCGACACCGGCCTTGGTCGCGAGGTTGGCCATGCGCTCGAAGGCCTCGACGAATTCGGGGCGGCAGTCCGGGTAGCCGGAGTAGTCAACCGCGTTCACTCCAATGAAGATATCGCGAGCTTCGAGCACTTCCGCCCACCCCAGGGCCAGCGAAAGAAACACGGTATTGCGCGCTGGCACGTAAGTCACCGGAATGCCCTCACCTGGCGCCTCAGGCACATCGATGCTGCTGTCGGTCAGGGCCGAGCCCCCAATGCCGTTGAGGTTCAGGCCGATCACCTTGTGCTCGACAACGCCCAGGTCGCGGGCGACCCGGGCCGCGGCATCGAGCTCGGCACGATGCCGCTGGCCGTAGTCGAAGCTCATGGTGTAGCAGGCATAGCCTTCGGCCTTGGCCAAAGCCACCACGGTGGCCGAGTCCAGGCCACCGGAAAGCAGGATTACCGCGCGTTTTTCAGTCATGTCTTTTCTCTCAGCGTCCGGGTTCGTCGTTCCACAACAGCTTGTGCAGCTGCATCTGGAAGCGCACGGGCAGGTTGTCGGCGACGATCCAGTCGGCCAGGTCGGTGGCGCTCACCTGATGATGGCTGGGCGAAAACAGCACTTCGCCCGCCCGCTCGGCCAGGTTGAACTGAATCAGCTTGGAGACCGCCCAGTCGTAGTCCTCGCGGGAACAGATGACGAACTTGACCTGGTCATTACGGGTCAGCAGCTCGATGTTCTCGTAGCGGTTGCGGTGAGACTCCTCGGAGCCCGGGGTCTTGAGGTCGACCACGCGACTTACCCGGGTATCGGTGCCAGCGATGTCGAGGGCGCCACTGGTTTCCAGCGACACCTCGTAGCCCGCGTCGCACAGGCGCTGCAACAGCGGCAAGGCGTTGGGCTGGGCCAGCGGCTCGCCCCCAGTGACACAGACGTAGCGTGGCTTGAAGCCGGCCACCTGCTCAAGAATCGAATCGAGAGTGCGCACAGTGCCGCCACTGAAGGCGTAGGCGCTGTCGCAGTACTGACAACGCAGGGGGCAACCGGTGAGGCGCACGAATACCGTGGGCAGCCCAGCCGTTCGCGTTTCACCCTGCAACGAGTAAAAGACTTCGGTGATGCGTAATGTGTCTTGCATGATCGCCACGGGCGTGACAGCTGAACAGGCTGTCCGCCTCCGTCAGGCACTGTCGCGGACTCGACATAGCGTTATCCACGGCAGCGTGTTTACAAAAAATGGGGTACGGATTCTAACGAAAAAACCCGCGACAGGCGCGGGTTTCTTTCAAACGTGTTGCTCAGAGCTTTTGCAGATCGCGTTGTGCCAGTTGCGCGGCGGAGGTGCCGGGGTACTGGGTGATGACCTGCTGCAGGATGCCCTTGACCTTGTCGGTATGGCCCATGCGACGCTCGACGTCGGCCAACTTGTAGAGCGAGTCCGGCACCTTGCTGTGTTGCGGATACAGTTGGCTGACCTTGGCGAAAGCCTGGCCAGCACCCTGCAGGTCGCCCTTGGCGAGGTTGACTTCGCCGAGCCAGTACTGGGCGTTGCCAGCGTACTGGCTGTTGGGGTATTTGCGCAGGAAGGCAGCGAAGGCCTGGCTGGCCTTGTCGAAGTCCTTCTGCTTGATCAGGTCGAAAGCGGCTTCATAGAACAGCTTCTCTTTCGCCGGATCGCCCGGCTCGCCACCAGCGGCCGGTGGCTGCGCGGCGCTTGCGCCGGCGGCGGCACCCGTGGCGGCATTGACGGCCCCACCGGTGGAAGAATTGTCAGGAGTCGCGGCAGGCGCGGCACCGCTGCCGATGCGGCGGTCGAGATCCTGGTAGCGCTCGAGGTTTTCCTGCTTCATGCGCGACACATCGTTTTGCAGCTCTTCGATGATGCCTTGCTGGCGGGAAATTTGGTCCTGCATCTGTTGCAGCTGCATGAACAGCTGGCCGTTTGCAGAAGCAGGGGCCGAAGCCCCTGCTCCGGCATAGGCGCCGCTCGTGCCATAACCCGCAGGTGGATAACCACCCGCGTTGTCATCTACTACGGGAACTGCAGCCCACGCCGAGAAGGGCAGGCTGAGTGCGAGGACGGTCAAAGCACGACGGCACATACGCATAAGAACTTACTTACGCAGTTCTACGCGACGGTTTTGAGCCCAGGACTGCTCGTCGTTGCCGGTAGCAACTGGACGCTCTTCGCCGTAGGAAACCAGTTCCAGCTGAGCAGGGGAAACGCCCTGCAGAACCAGGTAGCGTTGAACGGCCTTGGCACGACGCTCACCCAGAGCCATGTTGTACTCGCGGGTGCCGCGCTCGTCGGTGTTGCCTTCCAGAACAACGCGGTTGCCGTTGGACTTCAGGTCCTTGGCGTGAACGTCCAGAGCGCGCATGGCTTCTGGCTTCAGGTCCGAGCTGTCGTATTCGAAGTAGAAGGTGGTGATTGCGCGCAGGGCGGCTTCTTCGCTCAGGGAACCGTCAACAGCGCCAGTGTTGGCACCGTAGCCAGCGTTCGGATCAACAGCGCCTTCACCAGCGTTGTCACCGCCTTTCGAGGAGCAACCTACAGCTACAGCCATGGCCAGAGCCAGCGCAGCGAATTTACCAAACTTCAGCATTTCCATCGTGAAACTCCTAATGAAACCCCAGTGTGTTAAGCAAAAGTATTACGCCGCAATCAGTTCAGGTAAGGGGACCAGGACGGTTCTCTGACTTCACCTTGAGCGGTAGGAAGTGGGAGCCTCACGCGGCCATTAAGCGACACGAGCATCAAGACTCCCCGGCCCTGCTGGCGGGTGGCGTAGATTAGCATGGTGCCGTTTGGCGCAACAGTGGGAGACTCATCAAGACTGGTCTCGGTGAGAATCTTTACACTTCCGCGTTGCAAGTCCTGGGCCGCCACCTTGAAGTTGGTGAAGCCCTGCTGGCGATGAATCATTACCAGCGTTTTCTCATCCGCCGACAGTTTTGGGTTGGCGTTGTAGTTGCCCACGAACGTCACGCGCTCGGCACTACCGCCACCGACCGACTGCTTGTAGATCTGCGGCTTGCCGCCACGGTCGGAAGTGAAGTACAGCGTGTTGCCATCCTTGCCCCAGAACGGCTCGGTGTTGATGCCCGGCCCTGCGGTGACACGGGTGATCTGGCGCGAAGCCACGTTCATCACATAGATGTCCGGGTTACCGTCCTTCGACAGCACGAACGCCAGGCGAGTACCGTCGGGCGACCAAGCGGGCGCACCGTTCAGGCCTTCGAAGTTGGTGATCTGCTCACGACGACCGGTGTCGATGTGCTGGATGAAGATGCGTGGACGCTTCTGCTCGAACGAGACATAAGCGATACGCTTGCCATCCGGCGCGAAGCGTGGCGACAGGATCGGTTCACGCGACTGCAACAGAGTTACCGCACGGGCACCGTCGTAGTCCGAGCGCTGCAGGGTGTAGCGGGTATTGTTGGTGGAGAAACGCTCCGCGGTCACGTACAGCATGCGGGTGGAAAACGCACCCTTGATGCCGGTGAGTTTCTCGAACGACTGGTCGGCGATGTAGTGGGCCATGTCGCGCAACTGGTCGACGCCACCGGCGACGCTGCCGGTCAGCACTTGCTGCTCGGTGGCGACGTTGAACAGGGCGTAGCTCACCTGCAGGCGGCCACCGGACGGCACGATGCTGCCGACCATCACGTACTGCGCACCCAGCGCTTTCCAGTCACGGAAGATCACTTCGCTGGCCTGGGTCGGCAGGCTGATCATGTTCTGCCGCGGGATCGGCCCGTAGTAACCGGAGTTACGCAGGTCGTTGCTGATGATGTCAGCCATGTCTTCCGGCAGCACGCTACCGCCCTGCACACCGAACGGCACTACCGCGATGGGGGTGGCCCGGTCGCTACCGCTGGTGACCAGGATGTTCTTTTCCTCTGCCATGGCCATGCCTGCCACGCAGCAGAGCAAGACCAGGAGTCCTCTCAGACGTTTAATCACAACGCTAGATCCTCAGGTGTAAATGTCATCTTGAATGAACGATATGGATTGAAATCGCTCGGCTTCAAGCCCTGCATCTCGGTCAACCGACCAATGTTCTTCACTGCGGCCACGGCCGAGCTGTCGAACGGGCCGTCGCCACTGGACTTGGCCACGCTCACATTGGTGACGGTGCCGTCCGGCAACATGTTGATCTGCAGAACTACCGTCATGCCCTTGCGCGCAGATGGCGGACGCGCCCAGCCCTCGGCCGCGCGCATGCGAATCAGGTCGTCGAAGTCGCCGGCCACCTGGTCACCCTGCTCGTCGGCCAGCGCCTGCTGCCGCTCGGTGGTGTCGGACAACAGCTCAGCCAATGCCTGGGCTTTCTTGTCCTCCGCCGCCTTGCGAGCCGCTTCCTGTGCCTTTTTCTTCTGAGCGTCTGCAGCGGCCTTTTTCTTGGCCTCTTCAGCTGCCTTCTTCTTCGCTTCCTCGGCTGCCGCTTTCTTCTTGGCGTCCTCGGCTGCTTTTTTCTTCGCGTCTTCGGCGGCTTTCTTCTTCGCCTCTTCCGCGGCCTCTTTCTTGGCTTCCTCTTCGGCCTGCTTCTTGGCCTCTTCCTCAGCCTTCTTCTTGGCGATATCGGCCTGCTGCTTCTCAGCTGCCTTTTTCGCTTCTTCGGCTTTCTTCGCCTCAGCGGCTTTCTTCTGCTCGGCGGCCTTGGCGGCTTCCTCAGCTTTCTTCGCTTCGGCGGCCTCGCGGGCTTCCTCAGCTTTTTGAGCGGCGTCGGCTTTCTTTTGTTCCGCGGCCTTCACGGCCTCCTGCTCGATCTTCTTCTGCTCCAGCTGCTCGACCTCGGTCTGGCGCGAAGCGGTTTTCTTCGCTTCCCCGGCAATCTTCTGATTGGTCTGGGTGGTCGCCTGGCTCTTCGACTTGAGCTGGTAGAGCGTGGCCTGGACGATAGGCTTGGACGGCGGCAGCTCGGGCGTCATGGCGAAGCTGACGAACAGCATGCCGAACACCAGCACGTGCAGGCCAATGGCCCAGACACTGGGCCAGAAGTAGCTTTCCGAGGCGGATGGCTCTCGCTGCTGCATCAGGGCGCCTCGGTAATCAGGCCAACGTTACCGACACCGGCCTTCTGCAACCCACCCATGGCGCCCATGACCGCGCCATAATCGACGGCCTTGTCGCCACGAATGAAGACCTGGGTCTGTTTGCCTTGGTCACGACCTGCGGCGATGATCTTTGTCACCGCACCGGTCATTTCCGGCAGGGTCATGGCCTTGTCCATCTGCTTGTCGGTGTCGACTTCGCTACCGAGGTTCCAGTAGTAAGTCTTGTCGGCCTTGATCGAGATAGTCAGAACCTGGACGTTGTTGTCCTGCGGCAGGGCTTCGCTGGAAACCTTGGGCAGATCCACCTTCACGCCCTGGTTGAGCATGGGGGCGGTCACCATGAAGATGACCAGCAGCACCAACATCACGTCGATGTAGGGCACCACGTTCATCTCGGCGACCGGCTTGCGTTTGTGGCGAACTCGGGCCATGGGTTTCTACCTGATCACTCTTCGCTGGTGTGTACTTTACGGTGCAGGATCGCCTGGAACTCATCGGCGAAGGTGTAGTAGCGGCCGATCAGTACTTCACTGCGCGCGGCAAAGCGGTTGTAGGCGATGACCGCCGGAATCGCAGCGAACAGGCCGATCGCGGTGGCGACCAGGGCCTCGGCAATGCCGGGTGCCACGGTGGCCAGTGTGGCCTGCTGGGCGCTGGCCAGGCCGCGGAAGGAGTTCATGATGCCCCAGACGGTACCGAACAAGCCGATGTACGGGCTGGTGGAACCGACGGTGGCAAGAAACGGCAGGCTCTGCTCGAGCTTTTCTTCCTCACGGGAGATGGCGACGCGCATGGCACGGCCAACACCTTCCATCACCGCATCAGGGTCCACACCCGGTTGCTGGCGCAGACGCGAGAACTCCTTGAAGCCGGCACGGAACACCTGCTCGACACCCGAGTCCGGATCCGGGTTGCTGCCCGCCTGGCGATACAGCTTCGACAGGTCGATGCCCGACCAGAAGCGCTCTTCGAAGGCGTCCAGCGCACGACGACCGGCGCGCAGCATGGTGCTGCGCTGGAAGATCATGATCCAGGACGTTACCGAGGCGGCCACCAGGGTGAGCATTACCAGCTGAACCACGACACTGGCATTGGCGACCAGGCTCCACATGGAGGTATGGTCGACGACGTTTGCTTCCACGCTTATTCTCCTGCGTTGGATTGAGTACCCGCACCATCCGCCAGGAACGCATCGCGCAGCGCTGGGGGAATGGCCCGGGGTTTGAAGGTGTCGGCACGCACGGCGGCCACCAGGAACTGCCCCTCGCAGAGCAGCGTTGCATCTTTTTCCCGCCAGACTTGCTGCACGAAGCGCAGGCTGGCGCGATTCAATTCAAGTACTTGCGCGGTTACCCGCAGTTCATCGTCCAGCCGCGCCGGCGCGTGGTAGCGCGCTTCGCTGGAATGGACCACGAACAGGAGGTTCTCACCGGCCAACTGCGCCTGGGAGAAGCCCAGATGACGCAGACGCTCGGTGCGCGCACGCTCCATGAACTTGAGATAGTTGACGTAATACACCACGCCACCCGCGTCGGTATCCTCGTAATAGACGCGACAGCGGTGTGCGAACGGTTCCAGCCCATTTTGCGCGCGCATACTCTAGTGCTTACTCCTGTGCTTGCCAATCCGCCCCGGCAACTGTTTTTGCATCGATAATGTCGTATTGCCAGCAAGCTTGGGGCGTGCCAGCGGTAGGACCACGAAAATCCCGAATCGATCTGTCATTCGTCGTCCTGGGCGGCATACTCCCCACCCTCGCAGAAGCGCCCGGGGATATTCAGGCCAAAATGCAGGTAGGCATGCCGGGTGACCACACGGCCCCGAGGAGTGCGCATGATATAGCCCTGCTGGATCAGATAAGGCTCGAGTACATCCTCGATGGTGTGGCGTTCTTCGCCGATCGCCGCGGCAATGTTGTCGAGCCCCACCGGACCGCCGTCGAACTTCTCGATCATGGTCAGCAACAGACGCCGGTCGGAGTGATCGAAGCCACGTTCGTCGACATCAAGCAGGTTAAGCGCCATGTCCGCGACCGCCTTGGTGATCTCGCCCTTGCCACGCACTTCGGCAAAGTCGCGCACCCGCCGCAGCAGGCGATTGGCAATCCGCGGCGTACCCCGCGCCCGGCGGGCGATCTCGAAGGCGCCCTGGTCGTCCATCGGCAGCCCGAGAATACCGGCCGACCGGCTGACAATGGTGGCCAGGTCCTTGTTGCTGTAGAACTCCAGGCGCTGGACGATACCGAAGCGGTCACGCAATGGGTTGGTCAGCATGCCAGCGCGGGTGGTGGCGCCAACCAGGGTGAACGGCGGCAGGTCGAGCTTGATCGAGCGTGCGGCCGGGCCTTCGCCGATCATGATGTCGAGCTGGAAGTCCTCCATCGCCGGGTAGAGCACCTCCTCGACCACCGGCGACAACCGGTGGATCTCATCGATGAACAGCACATCATGAGGCTCGAGATTGGTCAGCATCGCCGCGAGGTCGCCCGGACGCTCGAGAATCGGACCCGAGGTGCTCTTGACCGATACACCCATCTCCTGGGCAATGATATTGGCCAGCGTGGTCTTGCCCAGGCCCGGCGGGCCGAAGATCAGGGTATGGTCAAGCGATTCGTTGCGCCCGCGCGCAGCCTGGATGAACAGCGCCATCTGCTCGCGCACCACCGGCTGGCCGATGTACTCGTCCAGGCGCAGCGGGCGAATCGCGCGGTCCTGGACTTCTTCACGGTCGCGGCCACTGGCGGCGATCAGGCGGTCGGTTTCGATCACTTGGCAATCATCCCTTTAAGGCTGCGACGAATCAGTTCCTCGCTGCTCAGGCCGGTCTTATCCTTGATTGCGCCAATTGCCTTGCTCGCCTCTTGTGGCTTGTAGCCCAAGGAGACCAGGGCACTGACCGCGTCGGCCTCGGCCGAGGACTCACTGGCCGCCGGCAGCGGGCCGTCGGAGACCAGGGTGAACATCGCCGGGGAGGTTTCCCACGCCTTGAAGCGGTCCTTGAGCTCGACCAGCAGGCGTTCGGCGGTTTTTTTGCCGACACCCGGCACGCGCACCAGGACCGCTGCGTCCTGGGCCTGCACGCAGCGCACCAGTTCGTCCACTTCCAGGCCGGACATCAGCGCCAGCGCCAGCTTCGGCCCCACGCCGTTCAGGCGGATCAGTTCGCGAAAAAGCTCGCGCTCGCGTTTTTCGGCGAAGCCATAGAGCAGGTGGGCGTCTTCGCGCACTACCAGGTGGGTGTGCAATGTCACCGGCTCGCCCAGCTTGGGGAGACGGTACAGCGTCGTCATGGGTACCTCGAGCTCGTAGCCCAGGCCATTGACGTCGACAATCAGGTGCGGCGGCTGCTTCTCCGCCAGGGTGCCGCGCAAACGTCCAATCACGTTCCGATCCTTTCTCTTCGGGTGCCGCTCGAAAACCGGTCCACCCTATCAGCAAATGCGACGGGTGAATGTGCCACCCGGACAAAATGTGTATCAGCGCATGAAGCGGTTACAGACGCAAGCGCCCACCACGCCGCCGCGCCATGGCCAGCCCATGGGGAATGAGGCTGGAGCGGGTATGGGCATGGCAAAGGGCGATGGCCAGGGCGTCGGAGGCGTCGACCTGTGGCTTTTGCGTCAGCTTGAGCAGATGCATGACCATCATCATCACCTGCTCCTTGTTGGCGCCACCGGTGCCCGCCACCGCCTGCTTGACCTGGCTGGCCGAGTACTCTGCGATTTCCAGGCCGGCTTCGGCGGCGGCGACGATCGCCGCGCCCCGCGCCTGGCCGAGCTTGAGCGCCGAATCGGCGTTACGTGCCATGAACACTCGTTCGATACCCATGGTCACGGGGCCGTGCTGGCGGATGATTTCGCTCACGCCACGAAAGACGATCTGCAGACGCTCATGCAGTTCGCCACCACCGGTGCGAATGCAGCCCGAGGCCACATATTCACAGCCCCGCGCGGTCTGGCGGACCACGCCGAAACCGGTGATGCGCGAACCGGGGTCGATACCAAGAATCAGAGTCATAACGCCTGCAATACGAGTGCAATTTGTACCGGCCTATTCGCGGGCAAGCCCGCTCCTGCAGGGACTCACCGCTCACCTGAGCGGCGATACACCTGTGGGAGCGGGCTTGCCCGCGAATAGATTGTCCAGGTTAACGACAACCTTAGCCCAGCGCTTCCATGATCTCGTCGGAGATCTGCGCATTGGAATAGACGTTCTGCACGTCATCCAGGTCCTCGAGCATGTCGATCAGCTTGAGCACCTTCTCGGCACCGTCCTGATCCAGTTCGGCGCTGGTGGTCGGCTGCATCACGATCTCGGCGTCCGAAGCCTTGAAACCGCCCTCTTCCAGCGCATTACGCACCGCGTAGAAGCTGCTGAAGGAGGTGAAGACGTCGAAAGAACCATCATCGTTGGCGACCACGTCGTCGGCGCCAGCCTCCAGGGCCGCCTCCATCAGGGCGTCTTCCCCCACCTTCAGTTCCGCGGCGAAGCTGATCTGCCCCTTGCGCTCGAACAGGTAGGCCACCGAACCGTCGGTACCCAGGTTGCCGCCACACTTGGTGAAGGCATGACGAACGGCAGCCGCGGTGCGGTTGCGGTTGTCGGTCATGGCTTCGACCATGATCGCCACGCCGCCCGGGCCGTAACCTTCGTAGCTCAGCTCTTCGACGTTGTCGCTTTCGTTGGTCCCGGCACCGCGGGCAACCGCGCGATCAATGATGTCGCGACTCATGTTGGCACCCAGCGCCTTGTCCAGGGCCAGGCGCAGGCGTGGGTTGGAGGCCGGGTCACCACCACCCTGCTTGGCGGCGACG includes the following:
- a CDS encoding HlyD family secretion protein → MLFRKEALHAGRDKELGNVVLVSPPSLRLAGAGAVLFCILLALFLGLASYTRREAVTGVLVPEGGLVKVFAPQVGVVQDLAVSEGQQVRAGAALLTLVSDTHNGDASANQVAISRLIQRRNSSLADEITETRVLHQQEREGKQRRLAMLQGEQDKVAAQIALTAQRLALAQGIAERYLELQRQDFVSRDLLQAKQDAVLEVRLRAEELNRSLLALRNDSAALRAELAELPFNQTKQLADLDRRLLESQSSLLESEVKRQVVITAPAAGEVTAIGVVNGARADVSRPLFSLVPQDSQLYAELYVPSRSAGFVRPGHAVMLRYQAYPYQHFGLARGTVASVSRSALPADEIMTVGAASEALREQGPLYRVRVTLERQSLFARGREERLRSGMQLDADIMLENLPLYEWLLEPLRGIGKRL
- the queC gene encoding 7-cyano-7-deazaguanine synthase QueC encodes the protein MTEKRAVILLSGGLDSATVVALAKAEGYACYTMSFDYGQRHRAELDAAARVARDLGVVEHKVIGLNLNGIGGSALTDSSIDVPEAPGEGIPVTYVPARNTVFLSLALGWAEVLEARDIFIGVNAVDYSGYPDCRPEFVEAFERMANLATKAGVEGQGFRIQAPLQNLSKAQIVQAGIAQGVDYSLTVSCYQADDEGRACGKCDSCRLRADGFKAAGVEDPTRYF
- the queE gene encoding 7-carboxy-7-deazaguanine synthase QueE; the protein is MQDTLRITEVFYSLQGETRTAGLPTVFVRLTGCPLRCQYCDSAYAFSGGTVRTLDSILEQVAGFKPRYVCVTGGEPLAQPNALPLLQRLCDAGYEVSLETSGALDIAGTDTRVSRVVDLKTPGSEESHRNRYENIELLTRNDQVKFVICSREDYDWAVSKLIQFNLAERAGEVLFSPSHHQVSATDLADWIVADNLPVRFQMQLHKLLWNDEPGR
- the ybgF gene encoding tol-pal system protein YbgF codes for the protein MRMCRRALTVLALSLPFSAWAAVPVVDDNAGGYPPAGYGTSGAYAGAGASAPASANGQLFMQLQQMQDQISRQQGIIEELQNDVSRMKQENLERYQDLDRRIGSGAAPAATPDNSSTGGAVNAATGAAAGASAAQPPAAGGEPGDPAKEKLFYEAAFDLIKQKDFDKASQAFAAFLRKYPNSQYAGNAQYWLGEVNLAKGDLQGAGQAFAKVSQLYPQHSKVPDSLYKLADVERRMGHTDKVKGILQQVITQYPGTSAAQLAQRDLQKL
- the pal gene encoding peptidoglycan-associated lipoprotein Pal, coding for MEMLKFGKFAALALAMAVAVGCSSKGGDNAGEGAVDPNAGYGANTGAVDGSLSEEAALRAITTFYFEYDSSDLKPEAMRALDVHAKDLKSNGNRVVLEGNTDERGTREYNMALGERRAKAVQRYLVLQGVSPAQLELVSYGEERPVATGNDEQSWAQNRRVELRK
- the tolB gene encoding Tol-Pal system beta propeller repeat protein TolB — protein: MAMAEEKNILVTSGSDRATPIAVVPFGVQGGSVLPEDMADIISNDLRNSGYYGPIPRQNMISLPTQASEVIFRDWKALGAQYVMVGSIVPSGGRLQVSYALFNVATEQQVLTGSVAGGVDQLRDMAHYIADQSFEKLTGIKGAFSTRMLYVTAERFSTNNTRYTLQRSDYDGARAVTLLQSREPILSPRFAPDGKRIAYVSFEQKRPRIFIQHIDTGRREQITNFEGLNGAPAWSPDGTRLAFVLSKDGNPDIYVMNVASRQITRVTAGPGINTEPFWGKDGNTLYFTSDRGGKPQIYKQSVGGGSAERVTFVGNYNANPKLSADEKTLVMIHRQQGFTNFKVAAQDLQRGSVKILTETSLDESPTVAPNGTMLIYATRQQGRGVLMLVSLNGRVRLPLPTAQGEVREPSWSPYLN
- the tolA gene encoding cell envelope integrity protein TolA — encoded protein: MQQREPSASESYFWPSVWAIGLHVLVFGMLFVSFAMTPELPPSKPIVQATLYQLKSKSQATTQTNQKIAGEAKKTASRQTEVEQLEQKKIEQEAVKAAEQKKADAAQKAEEAREAAEAKKAEEAAKAAEQKKAAEAKKAEEAKKAAEKQQADIAKKKAEEEAKKQAEEEAKKEAAEEAKKKAAEDAKKKAAEDAKKKAAAEEAKKKAAEEAKKKAAADAQKKKAQEAARKAAEDKKAQALAELLSDTTERQQALADEQGDQVAGDFDDLIRMRAAEGWARPPSARKGMTVVLQINMLPDGTVTNVSVAKSSGDGPFDSSAVAAVKNIGRLTEMQGLKPSDFNPYRSFKMTFTPEDLAL
- the tolR gene encoding protein TolR, whose amino-acid sequence is MARVRHKRKPVAEMNVVPYIDVMLVLLVIFMVTAPMLNQGVKVDLPKVSSEALPQDNNVQVLTISIKADKTYYWNLGSEVDTDKQMDKAMTLPEMTGAVTKIIAAGRDQGKQTQVFIRGDKAVDYGAVMGAMGGLQKAGVGNVGLITEAP
- the tolQ gene encoding protein TolQ, which translates into the protein MEANVVDHTSMWSLVANASVVVQLVMLTLVAASVTSWIMIFQRSTMLRAGRRALDAFEERFWSGIDLSKLYRQAGSNPDPDSGVEQVFRAGFKEFSRLRQQPGVDPDAVMEGVGRAMRVAISREEEKLEQSLPFLATVGSTSPYIGLFGTVWGIMNSFRGLASAQQATLATVAPGIAEALVATAIGLFAAIPAVIAYNRFAARSEVLIGRYYTFADEFQAILHRKVHTSEE